Proteins co-encoded in one Bremerella sp. TYQ1 genomic window:
- a CDS encoding helix-turn-helix domain-containing protein: MADYLPLSEFAEKLGVSEETIQDLRERGKVRAFRDGSSWKFKEDEVEKAKAVLAEEGLGGSDSESQEFELSGVTDSDEGSSGSMDSLLISDTGEGGDSGSSNIIGDDSDSSLSLDSDIGLGDSSSSSIDPAGESNLSSLDLGEGSDILEGSSINKPVDEDSFSLSDDDEELSLTDDDGSDANIDLGSEPADPEGTGSGLSLGLDDESLDLGTSGIGLDDNDSSGELTLDIEDDEDSSMDLLASDSELGLADEPASKGGSEINLVDDDSGVGLAADSEDDSDFSLSSGDSGLELISDDDAAEVSAVEVEEIEEVEVAESASGAAEDDFLLTPVEGELEDDDSGSQVIALDSDSMSSESGLFGSAALEGDDFGGLGESDGLEADDDSVMAGSGTMAAAAPVAAAPAEVPYSFMNVLSLGITAVLLVACGLMATDLMWNMWSYNEPYALNSTLMDGILSMLP; encoded by the coding sequence ATGGCCGATTATCTTCCACTTTCTGAATTCGCCGAGAAGCTCGGTGTCTCTGAGGAAACGATCCAAGACCTCCGCGAACGTGGCAAAGTCCGCGCTTTCCGAGATGGATCTAGCTGGAAGTTCAAGGAAGACGAAGTTGAAAAGGCGAAAGCGGTTCTCGCCGAAGAAGGCCTCGGCGGCAGCGACAGCGAAAGCCAGGAATTTGAACTGAGCGGCGTGACCGATTCGGATGAAGGGTCGTCCGGATCGATGGACAGCCTGCTTATCTCCGACACCGGCGAAGGTGGCGACAGCGGCTCCTCGAACATCATCGGTGATGATTCCGACAGCTCGCTCAGCTTGGATAGCGATATCGGACTGGGAGATTCCTCCAGCAGTAGCATCGACCCTGCCGGCGAATCCAATCTCAGCAGCTTGGATCTCGGCGAAGGTTCGGACATTCTCGAAGGTTCGTCCATCAACAAGCCAGTCGACGAAGATAGTTTCAGTCTGTCGGACGACGACGAAGAGCTTTCATTAACCGACGACGATGGGAGCGACGCCAACATTGACTTGGGTAGCGAACCTGCTGACCCAGAAGGTACCGGCAGTGGCCTAAGCCTTGGCTTAGACGATGAATCGCTTGATCTCGGAACCAGTGGTATTGGGCTGGACGACAATGACAGCAGCGGCGAATTGACGCTCGACATCGAAGATGACGAAGACAGCAGCATGGATTTGCTCGCTTCCGACAGCGAGCTTGGTCTCGCCGACGAACCTGCTTCCAAGGGTGGAAGTGAAATCAACCTGGTCGACGACGACAGTGGTGTTGGACTCGCTGCGGACTCGGAAGATGACAGTGACTTCTCCCTTTCCAGCGGCGACAGCGGTTTGGAATTGATCAGCGACGACGATGCCGCAGAAGTATCGGCGGTAGAAGTCGAAGAGATCGAAGAAGTTGAAGTAGCTGAATCAGCCTCAGGGGCGGCAGAAGATGACTTCCTGTTGACGCCTGTGGAAGGGGAATTGGAAGATGACGACAGCGGTTCGCAAGTGATCGCGTTGGACTCCGATTCGATGTCTTCCGAATCAGGCCTGTTCGGCAGTGCCGCGCTTGAAGGAGACGACTTCGGCGGCCTCGGTGAAAGTGATGGTCTAGAAGCGGACGACGATTCCGTGATGGCCGGAAGTGGAACGATGGCCGCGGCCGCTCCTGTTGCCGCCGCACCAGCGGAAGTTCCCTACTCGTTCATGAACGTTCTCAGCTTGGGCATCACGGCAGTGTTGCTGGTCGCGTGCGGCCTGATGGCGACCGACTTGATGTGGAACATGTGGAGCTACAACGAGCCTTATGCACTCAACAGCACATTGATGGATGGTATCCTCAGCATGCTGCCGTAG
- a CDS encoding SAM hydroxide adenosyltransferase, which translates to MPSRISGKVVSISETGDAITDLAHEQLADVPQDDRTSIECGGHTTLGVYPLDHDQPEMTYVAILGKSGCLELSLIGDSAAKFLGLKVNDEVTIKW; encoded by the coding sequence GTGCCGAGTCGCATCTCCGGAAAAGTCGTATCCATCTCGGAAACGGGAGACGCCATTACCGACTTGGCTCACGAACAATTGGCCGATGTCCCGCAAGATGACCGGACGTCGATCGAGTGCGGCGGACATACGACGCTGGGAGTCTATCCGCTGGATCACGACCAACCAGAAATGACCTACGTCGCGATTCTGGGAAAAAGTGGCTGCTTGGAACTGTCCCTCATTGGTGATAGTGCTGCGAAGTTTCTGGGGCTGAAAGTCAACGACGAAGTGACGATCAAGTGGTAG
- the bioA gene encoding adenosylmethionine--8-amino-7-oxononanoate transaminase produces the protein MTPNTQQLRDWDKHFVWHAFTQMACYDPLIIESAEGCELIDTEGRRLIDGVSSMWCNVHGHRHPVIDAAVQEQLGKVAHVTNLGCSNSTTIRLAKRLAEITPGNLDHTFFCSDGASALEVAIKLAFQYWHQCGEPQPQKTSYIGFEDAYHGDTIGTISVGGVDRFNAVFKPLMFPVHRLPIPDRRTPDRETSCEHHLRTLEETLAKHHETIAAVVIEPLVLGAAGMIMQPAGYLRGVSELTKKYNVLMIADEVAVGLGRTGTMFGCQQEDVVPDILCLGKGLTGGYLPMSAAIATTEIWDAYLGEYSEAKQLCHGHTFGGNPLSAATALATLDVFEQEHTLEKLPAKIERIGHHLAQLAKHPHVGDVRQNGMIAAVELVKDRTTGEHFPWAERHGHQVCQFALDHGLWIRPLGDVLVIMPPLAVSLEQIDTICEVIARGIDHVTLNKASTK, from the coding sequence ATGACTCCGAACACGCAGCAGCTTCGCGACTGGGACAAGCACTTCGTTTGGCATGCCTTCACCCAAATGGCCTGCTACGATCCGTTGATCATTGAATCGGCCGAAGGTTGCGAGCTGATCGATACCGAAGGCCGTCGTCTGATCGATGGCGTCAGCAGCATGTGGTGCAACGTGCATGGACATCGTCATCCGGTGATCGACGCCGCCGTGCAAGAACAGCTTGGCAAAGTGGCCCATGTGACTAATCTTGGGTGCTCGAATAGTACCACCATTCGCTTAGCGAAACGGCTGGCCGAGATCACCCCAGGCAATCTCGACCATACGTTCTTCTGTAGCGATGGTGCTTCCGCTCTGGAAGTCGCCATCAAGCTGGCGTTTCAGTATTGGCATCAATGCGGTGAACCTCAGCCACAGAAAACTTCGTACATCGGTTTCGAGGATGCCTACCATGGCGATACGATCGGCACGATCAGTGTTGGCGGTGTCGATCGATTCAATGCGGTCTTCAAACCATTGATGTTTCCAGTCCATCGTTTGCCGATTCCTGACCGACGCACGCCTGATCGTGAAACCAGCTGCGAGCACCACCTGCGCACCTTGGAAGAAACACTCGCCAAGCATCACGAGACGATCGCCGCTGTGGTGATCGAGCCCCTTGTCCTCGGTGCAGCGGGAATGATCATGCAGCCAGCAGGCTACTTACGTGGGGTTAGTGAGCTGACGAAGAAGTATAACGTGCTAATGATCGCCGATGAGGTCGCCGTCGGTTTGGGACGCACAGGCACCATGTTCGGTTGTCAGCAAGAAGACGTCGTTCCTGATATCTTGTGCCTCGGCAAGGGACTTACCGGAGGTTATTTGCCCATGAGCGCGGCGATCGCGACTACGGAGATTTGGGACGCTTATCTTGGTGAGTATTCTGAAGCGAAACAGCTCTGTCACGGGCACACGTTCGGCGGGAACCCACTTAGTGCTGCAACCGCATTGGCCACTCTCGATGTCTTCGAGCAAGAGCATACCCTGGAAAAACTGCCGGCTAAGATCGAACGAATTGGCCACCACCTGGCGCAACTGGCCAAACATCCTCATGTGGGAGACGTCCGTCAGAATGGAATGATCGCCGCTGTCGAGTTAGTGAAGGATCGCACGACCGGCGAGCATTTCCCCTGGGCAGAACGCCACGGCCACCAGGTTTGTCAGTTTGCCCTTGATCATGGACTTTGGATTCGCCCGCTTGGGGACGTACTCGTGATCATGCCGCCGCTTGCCGTATCGTTAGAGCAAATCGATACGATTTGCGAAGTGATCGCTCGTGGAATCGATCATGTCACTCTCAACAAGGCTTCGACTAAATGA
- a CDS encoding MotA/TolQ/ExbB proton channel family protein has product MQQTDAPKISQSIAAKLGWPLLIGSALTVLFYGAIHFGLVPNHPLLRYVTAHPVEYAEVAMFMVGVAALLLKAGQLVGEFRSLHHVDLPPQDGNRAKIEQAPSLLDSLYQLPESFHPTLLFQRLSKGLQHVHASQTASNLQDELKYLADIDQEKCEHDYSMVRIVIWATPMLGFLGTVIGITLALGNLSPEALVNEPKVAMESLLQGLSVAFDTTALALTLSIGLMFAQFVVGRVESELLNSVDAIAADELTARFETEGSATDPSVLAVKKMAERTIQTTQDLVVRQTELWRDTVSSAHQHWQRLITSSSEQMETALHNALSESLKTHAEAFASAQQHSIQRSAEQLNGIVDALYQVSSSIHNQHEQLTEQGTILLKVVEATGEVASLEESLNRNLETLAGKQHFEETVQSLAATIHLLNSRMTGSGHASVQLDRKDKGQAA; this is encoded by the coding sequence GTGCAACAGACGGACGCCCCCAAGATTTCCCAATCCATTGCCGCGAAGCTGGGTTGGCCCCTTTTAATCGGCTCGGCGCTGACGGTATTGTTCTACGGAGCGATACACTTTGGCCTGGTCCCCAACCACCCGCTGCTTCGCTATGTCACGGCCCATCCGGTCGAATATGCGGAAGTTGCCATGTTCATGGTCGGTGTCGCAGCATTGTTGCTGAAAGCTGGTCAGCTGGTCGGTGAGTTCCGCTCGCTCCATCATGTCGACTTGCCTCCCCAGGATGGCAATCGAGCCAAGATCGAACAGGCCCCGTCGCTTCTCGATTCCCTATATCAGCTACCGGAATCGTTTCATCCGACACTTTTGTTCCAGCGGCTTTCCAAAGGTTTGCAGCATGTTCATGCCAGCCAGACCGCCTCGAACCTGCAGGACGAACTGAAATACCTGGCCGATATCGACCAAGAGAAATGCGAACACGACTACTCGATGGTTCGCATCGTTATCTGGGCAACGCCTATGCTCGGCTTTTTGGGTACCGTCATTGGGATCACGCTTGCACTGGGTAATCTTTCACCGGAAGCGTTGGTCAACGAACCTAAAGTTGCCATGGAAAGCTTGCTGCAAGGATTGAGTGTGGCGTTCGATACGACCGCACTCGCATTGACGCTTTCCATTGGATTGATGTTTGCTCAGTTTGTTGTGGGACGCGTCGAATCGGAACTGCTTAACAGTGTCGATGCCATCGCCGCCGACGAGCTGACCGCTCGCTTCGAGACCGAAGGCAGCGCGACTGATCCGAGCGTCTTGGCCGTGAAAAAGATGGCCGAGCGTACCATTCAAACGACGCAAGACCTGGTCGTTCGCCAAACGGAACTGTGGCGAGACACGGTCTCCTCAGCGCATCAGCATTGGCAACGCCTGATCACATCCAGTAGCGAACAGATGGAAACAGCATTGCACAATGCCCTGTCTGAATCGTTGAAGACGCATGCCGAAGCGTTCGCTTCTGCCCAGCAGCACTCGATTCAGCGTTCAGCCGAACAGCTCAACGGTATTGTCGACGCGTTGTATCAAGTCAGTTCTTCGATCCACAATCAGCATGAACAGCTGACCGAACAGGGAACGATTTTGCTGAAAGTCGTCGAAGCGACCGGCGAAGTGGCGAGTCTCGAAGAATCGCTCAATCGCAATCTGGAAACGTTGGCCGGCAAGCAGCACTTTGAGGAAACAGTTCAAAGCCTCGCCGCAACGATTCACCTGCTTAATTCTCGCATGACTGGAAGCGGCCACGCTTCGGTCCAACTCGATCGCAAGGACAAAGGTCAAGCCGCGTGA
- a CDS encoding S-adenosyl-l-methionine hydroxide adenosyltransferase family protein has translation MFTPSGIIAFTTDFQTDSFYVAEMKVAAYQIAREAMLVDVTHAIPPQNVAQASWTLLRALEAFPEGTVHVCVVDPGVGTERKILAAIIHGQAVIGPDNGLFDVIASRYHVSAVVELNNEVYFGPKRSSTFHGRDIMAPIAAHLIRGIPIDSLGDLRDSPLVAKEAKEKVLAKRMGNEIHGHFVYADSFGNSVTNIFAEDIPDQWEANRIHIGSDLFHVDGLIKTYGEREPGSLVALVGSSGQLELAVVQGNAAQKYGFAPGTPVKIVHE, from the coding sequence ATGTTCACTCCCAGTGGAATCATCGCTTTCACTACCGACTTTCAGACCGACTCTTTTTATGTCGCCGAGATGAAAGTTGCCGCGTACCAAATTGCCAGAGAGGCAATGCTGGTCGATGTCACGCATGCGATTCCACCGCAAAACGTTGCCCAGGCAAGCTGGACGCTGCTGCGAGCTTTGGAAGCGTTTCCGGAAGGGACGGTACATGTTTGCGTCGTCGATCCAGGCGTTGGTACCGAACGGAAAATTCTCGCTGCGATTATCCACGGCCAAGCGGTGATAGGTCCCGACAACGGACTGTTCGATGTCATCGCTTCGCGCTATCACGTGTCGGCCGTTGTGGAACTCAATAATGAGGTCTACTTTGGCCCGAAGCGTTCCAGCACGTTTCATGGCCGAGACATCATGGCCCCCATTGCTGCCCATTTGATTCGAGGCATTCCCATCGACAGCTTAGGCGACTTGCGGGATAGCCCGCTTGTTGCGAAAGAAGCGAAGGAAAAAGTCCTTGCTAAAAGGATGGGCAATGAGATTCATGGGCACTTCGTTTACGCCGATTCCTTTGGTAACAGCGTGACCAACATTTTCGCTGAGGACATTCCAGATCAGTGGGAAGCCAATCGAATTCACATCGGGTCGGACTTGTTTCACGTAGATGGATTGATCAAGACTTATGGAGAGCGTGAGCCTGGATCGTTGGTAGCGCTGGTCGGTTCGTCTGGCCAATTAGAGTTGGCTGTCGTGCAGGGCAACGCCGCCCAAAAGTATGGTTTTGCTCCAGGTACGCCCGTTAAGATCGTGCATGAATAA
- the gatB gene encoding Asp-tRNA(Asn)/Glu-tRNA(Gln) amidotransferase subunit GatB, which yields MSDAYEIIIGLEVHVQLATKTKLFCRCSTKFGASPNTQTCPVCLGMPGSLPVMNREAFQLGLKTACALNLNVPRFTKWDRKNYYYPDLPKGYQISQFDLPMSEDGYLWISDPKEQFEAKKVGIIRAHLEEDAGKSMHDEVAGKADTRVDLNRTGTPLLEIVSQPEMNSPLEAKAYLNELKLILTYLGVSDCNMQEGSLRVDANVNLHIKSDDPKKIATPIVEIKNMNSFRAVERAIAYEATRQYDEWQETGKTIKDAPKTTRGWDDAAQVTRPQREKEDSSDYRYFPCPDLAPVTTTAEEVEAVQQSLCELPMAIRERLHDGYGIPAYDADVIVNQGIVAVKYYEELALKTGDAKMSSNWVQQDVLRVLKERDIEFDQFPISVERLAGLLKAIMNKEIDTTRAKDVFTQMLDSDKDAQAIMKEMGIEKVDDSEIDNLAKEILEANPKAVEDLKNGVQKAVGALIGQAKKKNPNIDPGTFRAKCIELVKDM from the coding sequence ATGAGCGACGCTTACGAAATCATTATTGGGTTGGAAGTTCACGTGCAGTTGGCAACGAAGACGAAGCTCTTCTGCCGCTGTAGCACCAAGTTTGGGGCTTCACCCAATACGCAGACATGCCCAGTATGTCTTGGTATGCCAGGCTCTTTGCCGGTGATGAATCGCGAGGCGTTTCAGCTTGGGTTGAAGACTGCGTGTGCGCTCAATCTGAATGTGCCTCGCTTTACGAAGTGGGACCGCAAAAACTATTACTATCCTGACCTTCCCAAGGGATATCAGATCAGCCAGTTTGATCTGCCGATGTCGGAAGATGGTTATCTTTGGATTAGCGATCCGAAGGAGCAATTTGAAGCCAAGAAGGTCGGCATCATTCGTGCCCACTTGGAAGAAGATGCCGGCAAGTCGATGCATGATGAAGTCGCTGGCAAAGCGGATACTCGCGTCGACTTGAACCGTACCGGAACGCCGCTGCTAGAGATCGTCAGCCAGCCTGAAATGAACTCGCCGCTGGAAGCGAAGGCATATCTTAACGAGCTCAAGCTGATTCTCACGTACCTCGGTGTATCCGACTGCAACATGCAAGAGGGAAGCTTGCGTGTTGATGCAAATGTGAATTTGCACATCAAGTCGGACGATCCTAAGAAAATCGCCACGCCGATCGTCGAAATCAAAAACATGAACAGCTTCCGCGCCGTCGAACGTGCGATTGCCTATGAGGCAACGCGTCAGTACGACGAATGGCAGGAAACTGGGAAGACGATCAAAGACGCTCCCAAAACAACACGCGGTTGGGACGACGCTGCCCAAGTCACACGTCCACAGCGGGAAAAAGAAGACTCCAGCGATTACCGTTACTTCCCGTGCCCCGACTTGGCTCCCGTCACCACGACGGCCGAAGAAGTCGAAGCGGTTCAACAGTCGCTGTGTGAATTGCCAATGGCGATCCGCGAACGTTTGCACGACGGCTACGGGATTCCTGCCTACGATGCTGACGTGATCGTCAATCAAGGCATCGTCGCCGTGAAATATTACGAGGAGTTAGCCCTCAAGACCGGCGACGCCAAGATGTCCAGCAACTGGGTACAGCAGGACGTACTGCGGGTACTTAAGGAACGCGACATCGAGTTCGATCAGTTCCCCATCTCGGTGGAACGTTTGGCCGGTTTGCTCAAGGCAATCATGAATAAAGAGATCGATACGACTCGGGCCAAGGATGTCTTTACGCAGATGCTCGATAGCGACAAAGACGCCCAGGCCATCATGAAAGAAATGGGCATCGAGAAAGTCGACGATTCCGAGATCGACAACCTGGCGAAAGAGATCCTGGAAGCCAATCCCAAAGCGGTTGAAGATCTTAAGAACGGCGTGCAGAAAGCGGTCGGAGCCCTCATCGGTCAGGCCAAAAAGAAGAACCCCAACATTGACCCCGGCACCTTCCGAGCAAAGTGCATTGAGTTGGTCAAGGATATGTAG
- a CDS encoding ATP-binding protein: MPLSEDRPINDRARELLEEHRDAIYRRTDHMFAVLMFLQWLAGIAIALWVSPYSWAGRTQYVHPHLWSALFLGGLICSLPILLANYLPGRAITRQTIAVGQALASALLIHLMGGRLEAHFHVFGSLAFLAFYRDWKVLVTASAVVAADHLLRGMLWPESIYAVSIFGWQRSLEHIGWVVFEDIFLIYSTWVSCREMTVIANRRAEMEKMQAEVEREVTDRTREIELQRLVLQESHERLERQTDELRKAIEASEGANRAKSAFLANMSHEIRTPLTAILGFADVLLETGDIYKAPVERVEAIETIRRNGSHLIALINDLLDLSKIEAGKFQVENLPCSLHRLIADLRQLMQVRAEEKKLTINIKYDGPIPEMILTDPTRLRQILMNLLSNSIKFTHEGSLNLTVSLVGKAPDRKIQIDVRDTGIGISDEMRDKLFQPFTQGDGSMSRRFGGTGLGLTISKRFAELLGGDLFILETSHLGTTFRLQVDPGPLHNVEFQEPEAVAPAEDIKPAKTTNAKDVLNGLKILLVEDGPDNQRLISFLLKKAGASVDMSENGELGYRKAMDATAQGEPFDVILMDMQMPIMDGYTAASKLRADGYEGPIIALTAHAMAEDRNRCIEAGCTDYSTKPVDRAKLIELIRFHSESASV; encoded by the coding sequence GTGCCTCTGAGTGAAGACCGGCCCATTAACGATCGCGCTCGCGAATTGCTGGAAGAGCATCGCGATGCCATATATCGGCGAACCGATCACATGTTCGCCGTGCTTATGTTCCTGCAATGGCTTGCAGGAATTGCGATTGCGCTATGGGTGTCTCCTTACTCTTGGGCCGGGCGAACTCAGTATGTTCATCCACACTTGTGGTCTGCCCTGTTTCTCGGCGGACTGATTTGCAGCCTTCCGATCTTGCTTGCCAACTATTTGCCTGGCCGGGCTATCACTCGCCAGACAATCGCCGTTGGTCAGGCCCTCGCTTCGGCCCTTCTGATTCACCTCATGGGTGGACGCCTCGAAGCGCATTTCCATGTGTTTGGATCTCTTGCGTTTCTCGCGTTTTATCGAGACTGGAAAGTTCTCGTGACTGCCTCGGCAGTCGTCGCGGCAGACCATCTCTTGCGGGGAATGCTATGGCCGGAATCGATATATGCCGTTTCTATTTTCGGTTGGCAACGCTCTTTGGAGCATATCGGCTGGGTCGTGTTCGAAGATATCTTCCTGATCTATTCGACTTGGGTCAGTTGCCGTGAAATGACCGTCATCGCCAACCGGCGAGCCGAAATGGAAAAGATGCAAGCGGAAGTCGAACGGGAAGTGACCGATCGTACCCGCGAGATCGAACTTCAGCGTCTTGTGCTGCAGGAATCGCACGAACGCCTAGAGCGTCAGACGGATGAACTTCGCAAAGCTATCGAAGCGAGCGAAGGAGCCAACCGTGCAAAGAGTGCGTTCCTGGCGAATATGAGCCACGAAATCCGAACGCCACTGACTGCAATTCTTGGTTTTGCGGACGTGCTTTTGGAAACAGGTGACATTTACAAAGCTCCTGTGGAACGTGTCGAGGCGATTGAAACCATTCGCCGAAACGGTTCGCACCTGATCGCGCTGATCAACGATTTACTCGATCTTTCGAAGATTGAAGCAGGCAAATTCCAAGTCGAAAACCTACCCTGCTCGCTGCATCGCCTGATTGCCGATCTTCGACAATTAATGCAAGTCCGAGCGGAAGAGAAGAAGCTGACCATCAACATTAAATACGATGGTCCGATTCCTGAGATGATTTTGACCGATCCGACACGTTTGCGTCAGATCTTGATGAATCTGCTGAGCAACTCGATCAAATTCACGCACGAGGGATCGCTTAATTTGACCGTTTCGCTAGTGGGTAAAGCACCGGATCGAAAGATACAAATAGACGTTCGCGATACCGGAATTGGTATCTCTGACGAGATGCGCGACAAATTATTCCAACCGTTCACTCAAGGGGATGGTTCGATGTCGCGGCGTTTCGGAGGCACCGGCCTTGGATTGACGATCAGCAAACGCTTCGCCGAACTACTGGGCGGAGATTTGTTTATCTTAGAAACATCGCACCTCGGTACAACATTCCGGCTGCAAGTCGATCCTGGTCCGCTGCACAATGTTGAGTTTCAAGAACCGGAAGCGGTCGCACCGGCCGAAGACATCAAACCAGCCAAGACCACCAACGCGAAAGATGTGTTGAACGGTTTAAAGATCTTGCTGGTGGAAGATGGCCCTGACAATCAGCGATTGATTTCTTTCCTGCTGAAGAAGGCAGGTGCATCCGTCGATATGTCAGAAAACGGCGAGCTCGGCTACCGAAAGGCCATGGACGCAACCGCCCAGGGCGAACCATTCGATGTCATACTGATGGACATGCAAATGCCAATCATGGATGGTTACACGGCAGCGTCCAAGCTACGAGCCGATGGCTATGAAGGTCCAATTATCGCGTTAACGGCTCATGCGATGGCCGAGGATCGCAATCGCTGTATCGAAGCTGGTTGCACCGACTATTCGACTAAGCCAGTCGATCGCGCCAAGCTGATCGAATTGATTCGCTTTCACTCCGAATCGGCTTCGGTCTAA
- a CDS encoding type 1 glutamine amidotransferase gives MNDFRYLLIQIRDADDPIRLQEIECFSDALGCSSDAIAVFDLLSTSLQTSHLAEVDMVMIGGSGRYSVTSNAPWLHKAMDSLKLLLESGKPTFASCWGFQALARAAGGKVIHDLEHAELGTNDVSLTDAGLIDPIFSHLPETFPAYMGHEDRVIELPPETTLLATNDTVAQQAFRFDGRPIYCTQFHPELTLPMLLSRIEAYPEYCERIAKIPFDVFRRRCKAAPQCETLLRLFRDHFLS, from the coding sequence ATGAACGACTTTCGTTACTTGTTGATCCAAATCCGTGACGCTGACGATCCCATTCGTCTGCAAGAGATCGAGTGCTTCTCAGACGCGTTGGGATGCTCGTCGGACGCGATTGCGGTTTTCGATCTCTTGTCGACTTCGCTTCAAACGTCGCACTTAGCAGAAGTCGACATGGTGATGATCGGGGGCTCTGGTCGGTATAGTGTGACCAGCAATGCCCCATGGCTACACAAAGCGATGGATAGCTTGAAGCTGCTTCTAGAAAGCGGCAAACCAACATTCGCATCCTGCTGGGGCTTTCAAGCGTTGGCCCGCGCAGCTGGAGGAAAAGTGATCCATGATCTTGAGCACGCGGAACTAGGCACAAACGACGTTTCTCTCACGGATGCGGGACTTATCGATCCCATTTTCTCGCATCTTCCTGAAACATTCCCTGCCTATATGGGGCATGAAGATCGCGTGATTGAACTTCCGCCTGAAACAACCCTTCTCGCCACGAACGACACCGTCGCCCAACAGGCATTTCGATTTGACGGGCGACCGATATACTGCACGCAGTTCCACCCAGAACTAACACTGCCGATGCTCTTGAGCCGCATCGAGGCCTACCCCGAGTATTGCGAGCGAATCGCGAAGATTCCATTTGATGTCTTCCGTCGCCGATGCAAAGCGGCCCCTCAATGCGAAACGCTGCTGCGACTTTTTCGCGATCACTTTCTGAGCTAA
- a CDS encoding APC family permease, with amino-acid sequence MVEQSPGPKDETSNVEHQPRRFGFWAAYFLVVASMVGAGILTSSGFTLHDTANPAGLMMIWTLGGILALCGTVTIAELATMLPKAGSDYLFVREAYGREAGIVVGWATFVLGFAAPTAVVARLSANYLSIPVSQVISVGPAEAYLEPLLATAFVVVLMVTHCLGHRESSGIQVLSTLVKITLLVGLVVIGLLFGEGDWGHFAASHVPDSNEFFTLGIGLIYVSYAYTGWNAAAYVAGEVRDPERLLPRSLIAGCLSVMGLYLLVNLTYIFALDPQEMTQRSIPEVIPVAQLAAKQMFGNQVGDVVSVLLGLGMLASVSAYMLSGPRIAFAMANDGVFPRFAARLHERRQTPIAAIVVQGLVAIGMVWSGPFLDILNYTAIGLAVISGLVVASIFPLRNREDLPHPYRLPLFPLPPLLYLALMGWIVLSGLMQDWQGIQDGEGLPTTTLSLLTILFGLPVAYILERRRRSA; translated from the coding sequence GTGGTAGAGCAGTCGCCTGGTCCTAAAGACGAAACTTCCAACGTCGAACATCAGCCGAGGCGATTCGGTTTCTGGGCCGCCTACTTCTTAGTCGTCGCCAGTATGGTCGGGGCCGGCATTTTGACTTCGTCTGGATTCACGTTGCATGATACAGCCAATCCGGCTGGCTTGATGATGATCTGGACGCTCGGCGGTATCTTGGCATTGTGCGGAACCGTAACGATCGCGGAACTTGCCACCATGCTGCCCAAAGCAGGCAGCGATTATCTGTTTGTGCGTGAAGCTTATGGACGTGAAGCAGGTATCGTCGTCGGCTGGGCCACGTTCGTTTTAGGGTTCGCCGCACCGACCGCTGTCGTAGCGAGATTATCTGCCAATTACCTCTCGATACCCGTTTCGCAGGTCATCAGTGTTGGTCCCGCCGAGGCTTACCTCGAGCCTTTGTTGGCAACCGCTTTTGTGGTTGTCTTAATGGTGACGCACTGTTTGGGGCATCGCGAGAGTAGCGGAATTCAGGTTCTCTCGACACTGGTTAAGATCACTCTGCTTGTAGGTCTCGTTGTTATCGGGCTCTTGTTCGGCGAAGGAGATTGGGGACATTTTGCGGCGAGTCATGTTCCTGATTCCAACGAGTTTTTCACGCTGGGCATCGGTTTGATTTACGTCAGCTATGCATACACAGGCTGGAATGCCGCAGCCTATGTCGCTGGTGAAGTCCGCGATCCAGAGCGTTTGTTGCCACGAAGTTTAATCGCCGGATGTCTGTCGGTGATGGGCTTGTACCTGCTGGTAAATCTGACGTATATCTTCGCACTTGATCCACAGGAAATGACGCAGCGAAGTATTCCGGAAGTGATTCCTGTGGCCCAGTTGGCTGCGAAACAAATGTTTGGAAACCAAGTCGGCGATGTTGTCTCGGTACTGCTTGGATTAGGGATGCTGGCTTCGGTGAGTGCCTATATGTTGTCGGGGCCGCGCATCGCGTTTGCCATGGCGAACGATGGCGTCTTTCCAAGATTTGCTGCACGTTTACATGAGCGTCGGCAGACACCGATTGCGGCAATTGTTGTGCAAGGGTTGGTCGCCATTGGCATGGTTTGGTCAGGGCCGTTTCTCGACATCCTGAATTACACAGCCATCGGTTTGGCGGTCATTTCTGGCTTGGTAGTCGCGAGCATCTTTCCGCTACGAAACCGAGAAGATCTACCGCATCCCTATCGATTGCCGCTGTTTCCTCTGCCGCCGCTTCTCTACTTGGCGTTAATGGGATGGATCGTGCTCTCAGGGCTCATGCAAGATTGGCAGGGGATCCAAGATGGAGAAGGTTTGCCGACAACGACGCTGAGCTTGTTAACCATCTTGTTCGGCTTGCCGGTGGCTTACATCTTAGAGCGTCGCCGCCGTTCCGCTTAG